The genomic interval CCGACGCACGCGCGCTGAACATCCCGCTGGACCAGGCCGAAATCGTGGTCACCCACCGCGACGCAGTGGGCCGCACGCTGCAGGACTTCCGCACCTCGGCCCTGGCCGGGCAGGTGCAGCTCACCGGCATCGAGCGCGGCGGCGTGCCCCTGCCCATGGGCTTGCAGACCCGGCTGCAGCGGCTGGATGTGCTGCACTTCGTGGGCCTGCGCAGCGCCATCGACAAGGCCACCGCGCTGCTTGGGCCGGTAGCGCGGCCCAGCACCGCCACCGATTTGCTGACCCTGTCGCTGGGCATGATCCTGGGCTTTGGGATTGGCCTGGTGCAGGTGCCTGCGTTTGGCGCAACGGTGGGCCTAGGCAATGCGGGCGGCCTGCTGGTGTCGGGCATCATCGTGTCGTCGCTGGTGTCGCGCCTGCGCTTCTTCGGCAACACGCCGAATGCGGCGCGCAACGTGCTCGAAGACATGGGGCTGATCTTTTTTGTGGTCATCGTCGGCGTGAATGCCGGGGCGCATTTGCTGTCGCAGCTCAGCGGCACCCTGGCGCTGCAGATCCTGGGCCTGGGCTTTGTGGCCTGCACCGTGCCGCCCTTTGTCGTGTGGGCCATTGGCCTGCACCTGTTCAAGATCAACCCCGCCATCCTGATGGGCGGTGTCGCCGGGGCCCGCAGCCACTCCGGCCCGGCCCGCGAAGCCGCCAAGGAGATTGACAGCTCGGTGCCGTGGATTGGCTTTCCGGTGGCCTACGCGGTGTCGGGGATTTTGCTGACGGTGTTTGGCTACTTCGCCATGGTGTTGGCGAAGTAGCGGGGGTTTGAGGGAAATCAGCCGCCTGTGCTGATGGGGCGGGCGTGAGCTGCTATGAAAATGGGAGTTTCAGGTGCTGCTGCCCGCCACGCCCTCGCGGCCCACCACGATCTCTTCGGTACCCACCAGCGTTGAATGGCCCGCCCGGTGCAGCAGTACCGGCACCGATTTGTACGACGGCGTGAGGCTGTCCGGGTCCACGTGTTCCAGGGCGATCAGCGGCTGCGTCTCGGGGTAGTACGAGGCGCAGCAGCCGTCGGGCAGGTCGTAACAGACCAGCATCAGGCCGCGCACCACGCGGTCGGCGTGGGCGTGGTCCATGGCGGTGGCCACATCCACCACATCGCCTTCTTGCAGGCCGCGCCGGTCCAGTTCGGCCTGGTTGATGAAGAGCACATCGCGCCGCCCAAACACGCCGCGGTAGCGGTCGTCCAGGCCGTAGATGGTGGTGTTGTACTGGTCGTGCGAGCGCAGCGTGGTGAGGGTGAGCACGTCGGCACCGCCATGGGCCAGGTCTTCCTCCAGGCCGGGGAACACCGCGAAGTTGGCCTTGCCGCTGTCGGTCTTCCAGATGCGCTGCTGCGCGGTATTGGGCAGCTGGAAGCCGCCGGGTTCGCGGATGCGTTCGTTGTAGCCCGCAAAGTCCGGGAACACCGCCTCGATCTTGTCGCGGATCAGGGCGTAGTCGCCCACCAGGGCATCCCAGTCGGCCACCGAGCGCGCACCCAGCGTGGCCTTGGCGATGCCGGCGACGATGGCGGGCTCGGAGCGCACCTGGTCGCTGGGCGGCTCCAGAAAGCCGCTGGAGGCATGCACCATCGACATCGAATCCTCCACCGTGACCGACTGCTTGCCGCTGGCCTGCATGTCCAGCTCGGTGCGGCCCAGGCAGGGCAGGATGTAGCTGGTTTTGGCCAGCAGCAACTGGGTGCGGTTGAGCTTGGTGGTGATGTGCACGGCCAGGTCCAGTTGGCGAAAGGCCGCAAAGCAGGCCAGCGGGTCGCTGGCCGCCACCGCCAGGTTGCCACCCAGGCAGATGATGGCCTTGGAAGCCCCGCTGCGCATGGCCGCAATGGCCTCGACCACCGAGTGGCCGTCGTGCCGTGGCGGCTCGAACTGGAACACATCGCGCAGGCTGTCCAGCAGCGCGGGCTTGGGCCGCTCGGTGATGCCCACGGTGCGGTCGCCCTGCACGTTGGAGTGCCCGCGCAGCGGCGAAATCCCCGCGCCGGGGCGGCCGATATTGCCCTTGAGCAGCAGCAGATTCATGATCTGCTGCACATTGCGCGTGCCCGAGCGGTGCTGGGTAATGCCCATGCCGTAGCAGCAAATGGTGGCCTTGGCGGCAGCGTAGACCCGCGCCACATCCTCCAGTTGCGCGCGGCTCAGGCCGCAGATGCCCTCGATCGCCTCCCAGGCGGTGGCATCCAGATCGGCCACAAATTCCGCATAGCCCGCCGTGTGCCCTTTGATAAAGGCATGGTCGAGCACCGGGGCCTGGCTGGCGGCCTGGGCGGCACGGTCCAGCGCCACCAGCGCCTTGGCAATGCCTTTCAGCGCGGCGGCATCGCCGCCCACGCGGATCTGCAGGTAGGTGGTGGCGATCTGCGTGGACGACAGCGTGGCCATCTCCACCGGGGCCTGGGGCGACTCGAAGCGCTCCAGCGCCCGCTCGCGCAGCGGGTTGAAAACGATGATGGTGGCCCCCCGGCGCGCCGCATCGCGCAGCGTGGCCATCATGCGCGGGTGGTTGGTGCCGGGGTTGTGGCCCATGGACAGGATCAGGTCCGCATGGTCGTAGTCTTCCAGCGTCACCGTGGCCTTGCCCACGCCGATGGAGCGCGGCAGGCCTACCGACGTAGCCTCGTGGCACATGTTGGAGCAGTCGGGGAAGTTGTTGGTGCCAAAGTTGCGCGCAAACAGCTGGTACAGAAAAGCCGCCTCGTTGGAGGCCCGCCCCGAGGTGTAGAACTCGGCCGCGTCCGGGCTGTGCAGGGCGTTCAGGCCCTGGGCAATGCCGTCAAAAGCCTCTTGCCAGCCCACCGGCTCGAAATGGTCGGTGGCGCGGTTGTAGCGCAGCGGATGGGTGATGCGGCCCTGGCTCTCCAGCCAGTGGTCGGTTTGCTGCCACAGCGCGGCCACGCTGTGCGCCTGGAAAAAGTCCGGCCCGACCCGCTTGGCCGTGGATTCCCAGGTCACCGCCTTCGCGCCGTTTTCGCAGAACTCGAACGACGAGGTGTGCTTGGGGTCCGGCCAGGCGCAGCCCGGGCAGTCAAAGCCACCGGGCTGGTTGGCCTTGAGCAGGGTGCGCACGCCTTGCACCACGATCTGCTGGCGCTTGAGCGTCTGTGCCAGCGCCTTGGTCGCGCCCCAGCCACCGGCCGGCGCGTCATAGTTTCGGATTCCTTCGGGGCGCTTGCGCATGGGGGCTTTCTGGGGGAGGTAGGGAGAGAAGGGGGTTTTGGGGGAGGGCATGCCCCAAGCACGGATTGGACCAGGGCCGAGTATCTGCCGGGTGGGTTAACGCCGTTTCGTCTTCGGTATCTTGACCACCCGTGCCGCAGTGATACCCAAGGCCGCCCGGGCCAGCGCATCGGCCTCGGTGTTACGGTGCTGCGGTATCCACACCAGCGTGGCCTGGTCGAAGGACTTGAACAGCGCCCGTGCCTCGCCAAACAGCGCCGCCAGCCGGGCAATCGGCCGGGCGCAGCTGCTGCCCACCTGCTCCACCACGATGCTGTTGTCGCAGTGCAGCCGCAGGTCGTCCGCTCCCTGGAGTTTCAGCGCCTGTAACGCCGCCATCAGCGCCCGCACCTCCGCCTCGTTGTTGCAGCCGGTGCCCGGAGCGAGTTGCGACAGCGTATGGCGCGTGCCGTCGGGTGCCGTCCACACAGCACCCAGGCCCATGCGGCCGGGGTTGGGCAGGGCGCTGCCGTCGGTGTGGATGTGCCAGGGCATGGGGGCTGGGTGGCAGACGTTCAGGCCCGTTTGCACCGTCTCTCAGACGAGCGCAATCGACTGCATCTGTGTGAGTGCCGTGAATGCTTCTGGTATGGCCAGGAGCGCAACGGGTGGGAAGCCCGGCAACAGGCGAACGTGCGGCTTCGCACGGTCAAAAAGAACGATCGCTGGCTGCTGGCCTGCCGCGAAGCGGGAGAGGTAGACCATGCCGTCGGGTGCGTCGGCATGTTGGTACATGGCACGGGCCAGTTCTCGCGTTTCCTGGTACTCGCCCATCAAGTCCATGTTATTCAGGCCCATGGCCTGGAGTCCGGGGCCGTACAGATCGACGATCTTGAGCTTGGAGAAATCAACCATGAGGAGTGACAGACTGCGCCGCTCGTGCTCGGCCTTGGGCACCTCGTATTGGTTGGTGGCCGCGTTAAACCGTTCGCGCAGAAGGGTCTCCGCGTAGCAAACACCAAACGTGGGCGCGCAATACAGGGTTTCGAAGGCACCGAGCGGGTCATCGAAACGGCCGCTGACAGCCGCTCTGAACCCCGGCTCCGCCGCAGCGTGCTTCGTCCAGCAGATCCGATGTTGCAAAACGTCCGTCGGTCTGGCCGTCTGGAGTCTTGCGGGAAGTGGTGGTACGCGCACTTACGCTGGTGCCATCAGGTCCGCGTACTCGGCTGCAACGGCCATCACCCGGTCGCGTTCACCTGCCCGAAGCGCATCCAGCGGCGAGGTTCCGTCCAACGCCGGGATACCTTGCGTGATGAACAGGTACTGGGTCCAGGGATCGAGCGTTTGAAGCGTTTCCAGAAGATCCGGCATGGCTTCGCCCACCTTCGGCTCCAGCTGCCAAGTAGGGTAACGCTGGAGCCGGGTGCCATGGGTCAAGGCGAGCAAGCTGCCTTTTTGGCGCTTCTGGTTTACGGTTTCACGGCTGACGCCCATCAGCTTGGCCAACTCGCTTGAGCTCACCATGCCAGGACCGGAAATGATCCTGGCGCGAACGTCGGCACCCGCTTTGACGGCTGCAGCGTACCCTGGCGTATGCACCGGTGTGGTGGTTTCAGGTGCCTGCACAACTCGACTGCCTTGGGCGACAACCCGTTCGGCCAACTTCGTTTCGACGATGGCCTCAATGATCTGTTCGAGGTTCATGGACAGATCGTTCGTCTGCTTCTTCGCTGCGCGGGGTGTGGTTGGCGCTTTTTCCTGCTGCGTTTTGACGAACTTGGTTGTCAAGGCGCGGATATTGGGATTTGCGCGGCGAGCGACGATTCCAATATATGTGAATGCGGGGTCCATGGTTTCCTGCTCAATGCGCATCATTGCCCGATCCGCGGGGAAATCGACGTGGCCAAACACGATGCTTTGGCCCATAGGCAAAGGCGACGCAGGAAAGTGTGCATATCCGGGCGCAACAACGTTCTCCTGGTGCGTCCGGCCTACCAAGTGCACAGTGTCTTTCTCTACCAATGCTTGGTAGACCAGCCCTCCAGCCTCCACGTTTATCCTCAGCGTAGCCCCAAATTTTTTGGAGCGCGCCTGCTCTCCAGCAGGCTTGCTGGGCCAGGTAGTTTCATATCCGCGAAGATTGCCGGGAGTCGATGGTTTGGCCATAAAGCCATCTTAACCGCTGTTGCATTTTCGTCAATTTCGTCAGGTATTGCCGGTCGAAGGAGGCATGTAGCGGCTATGAGGGTGCCACTTGCCCCGGCGGCGGCACGTAGCGCAACGCCTCCACCACCAGCGCCAGCGCAGGCGAAGACCGCCGACTGGCGTAGTACAGGTGGTAGCCGGGGAAGGTGGCAGACCAGTCGTCCAGCACCGAGACCAGGCGGCCCGCGGCCAGGTGGGCATCGACCAGGTCGCTGGGAACCCAGGCCAGCCCGTGCCCCGCCAGTGCTGCGGCCACGATGAGTTCGCTGGTGTTGAAGGCCAGCCGCCCGGACACGTTGGCGCTGCTGCTTTTGCCCTGCTTTTTGAATTCCCAGGCCATGAGGCCGCTGTGGGTGGGCAGGCGCCGCCCGATGCAGTCGTGGTGGCCGAGGTCCTGGGGTGTGCGCGGTGGCGCATGGCGGCTGAAGTAGCCGGGCGTGCCCACCACCACGGTTTGCATGTCGGGAGCGATGCGCACCGCAATCATGTCCTTGGCCACGTCGCCGCCCAGGCGCACCCCGATGTCGAAGCGTTCGGCCACGATGTCGGTGAAACGGTTGTCGCTGCTGATCTCCAGCTGGATGTCGGGGTACAGCGCCAGCCAGGGCTCCAGCCGGGGCCACAGCAGCGACTGGACGGCATGCTCGGTGGCGGTGATGCGCACGGTGCCCGCCGGTTTGCCGCGCATCTCGTGCAGCAGCTCCAGCTCGCGCTCAATATCGGCAAAACGCGGCCCCACGGCCTGGTACAGCCGCTCGCCCGCCTCGGTGGGGGCCACGCTGCGGGTGGTGCGGTTGAGCAGCTTCAGGTCCAGCCGCGTCTCCAGCGCCCGCACCGTCTGGCTGAGCGCCGACTGGGACAGGCCCATCTGCGCGGCGGCCCGGGTGAAGCTGCCGGCCCGTACCACGGCCGCGAAGGCCGCCAGGTCGTCAAAGCGTGTCATTGATTAAGTAGGCTTATAAGAGTATGCAGATTCTGCAGTCTAGTCATTCAATAAAGCGCTGTCTAGACTGGGCCGCATGCCTACATACCCACGACCCACCGCCGCCAAGCACCGGCCCCTGCCTTATCTGGCCGCCAGCGCTCTGGCCGTCTGTGCCCTCGCATTCGACGGCGAATCCGCCCACGCCGAAGCCAACCGGGTACGGTTTCCCACTACCCTGGAGAAGCTGGTGCACTACACCACCGTCAAGCGGGGGGACGTGACCGAGCACATGCTGACCACCCAGGAGGCCATCGATGCCGTCAAACTGGGCCAGGCCATTCCCAGTGGAACGCATGTGGTGCTGGTGGACTACCGGGATGCCAAGGTCTTTCGGTACTTTGTGATGGAAAAGAAGGACGGCTGGGGTGCCGACTTTGCTGCCAATAGGCGCACCGGGGACTGGCAGTTCCAGGCCTTCAAACCCGACAAAACCATCAATCTGGGCGAGAACTCCGCCCGCTGCCAATCCTGCCACCAGAGCAAAGAAGACAGCCAGCACCTCTATACCTTCAACGACCTCAAGAGCTTTAAGTGACCGGGCGCGTGCATGGGGCCAAGCCCTCGTTTTTAGGGCGCTTGGCACTGGATGCCGTCGCGGTCGGTTTGCTGCTGGTCGCCCTGGCGTACTACTGGCTGGAGAACGCGGCCCATGAATGGATTGGCACGGGCATCTTTGGGCTGGTCATCGCGCACAACGTCTTCAATCGCCGCTGGTGGGGCGGGCTCACCACCCCGCGGCGCACCGCCCATGGCCTGCTCGACAGGGCGCTCACGGTAGGGCTGTTGGCGCTGGTGCTGGCATTGCTGCTGAGCAGCTTGATGATCTCGCAAACCGTGTTTGGCTTCCTGCAGTGGGGTGGTGGGGTCAGCGCGCGGCAGGTGCATAGCTGGGCGGCGTATGGGGTGGTGGTGTGCGTGGCTGTGCACCTGGGTTTTCGTTGGCAACGGGTCATGGCCACGGCCCGCAGCGCGCTGCGTCTTGAGGGTGAAAGTACCGCCCGCGCAGGGGTGCTGCGCGTGGTAGCCGCTGCCATTGCGGCCTATGGTTTTAAGAGCAGTTTTGTGATGGAGGTGGGCACCAAACTGGCGCTGCAAACGAGCCTGGAGTGGTGGGACTTTGGGGCATCGGTGGCGGGCTTCTTCCTGCACTGGGTGTCGATTGTGGGTCTGTATGTGTTTGTGACGCACTACGTGCTGCGGTGCTTGCAGGCCAGGCAGCGCAAAGCCATCCCGGATGCTGCTTATTAATTAGCCTTGCTTCTAAAGCCTTATCAATTTATCCGTCTAGTCAGGTAATGGATGCGTCTTTAGACTTCTTCCCATGACCTCTCTCACGCAACAATCCACCGTAAAAACACCGCCGCCAGTCCACCGGGGCCCGGTCATCGCCAGCCCCAATCTGCCTGCGGTGCTGGCCATCATCATCACCAGCTACCTGATGCTGGTAGTGGACATTTCCATCGTGCTCACCGGCTTGCCCAAGATCCAGGCCGAGCTGCAGTTCTCACCGGCCAGCCTGTCGTGGGTGCAAAACGCCTACACCCTGGCCTTTGGCGGGCTGTTGCTGCTGGGCGCGCGGGCGGGCGATATCCTGGGGCGGCGGCGCATGTTCATGGCGGGCCTGGCGCTGTTCACGGCGGCCTCCTTGGCCATTGGGGTGGCCCCGTCCCCGGCGTGGCTGCTGGGTGCGCGGGCCATCCAGGGCGTGGGCGCAGCCATTTTGGCCCCCTCGACCCTGGCCTTGCTGTCCACCCACTTTGCCGAGGGGCCGGAGCGCACCCGGGCGCTGGCCTACTACTCGGCCGCCGCGGGCGTGGGGGCCAGCCTGGGCCTGGTGCTGGGCGGGCTGGTGGCCGATTTGATTTCCTGGCGGGTGGGCTTTTTCATCAACCTGCCGATCGGGCTGGCCCTGATCTGGGGTGCCCGCCGTTACCTGGCAGAAACCCCGCGCCGCGCCGGGCGGCTAGACCTGGCCGGTGCGGTGAGCTCCACGCTGGGCATGACCGCGCTGGTCTACGGCATTGTGCGGTCGGCCGAATCGGGCTGGGGCGATGGGCCAACCGAGGCCGCGTTTGCCACGGGGCTCGCGCTGCTGGCGTTCTTCATCTTCCACGAG from Comamonadaceae bacterium OS-1 carries:
- a CDS encoding bifunctional protein, which codes for MPWHIHTDGSALPNPGRMGLGAVWTAPDGTRHTLSQLAPGTGCNNEAEVRALMAALQALKLQGADDLRLHCDNSIVVEQVGSSCARPIARLAALFGEARALFKSFDQATLVWIPQHRNTEADALARAALGITAARVVKIPKTKRR
- the efpA gene encoding putative MFS-type transporter EfpA → MTSLTQQSTVKTPPPVHRGPVIASPNLPAVLAIIITSYLMLVVDISIVLTGLPKIQAELQFSPASLSWVQNAYTLAFGGLLLLGARAGDILGRRRMFMAGLALFTAASLAIGVAPSPAWLLGARAIQGVGAAILAPSTLALLSTHFAEGPERTRALAYYSAAAGVGASLGLVLGGLVADLISWRVGFFINLPIGLALIWGARRYLAETPRRAGRLDLAGAVSSTLGMTALVYGIVRSAESGWGDGPTEAAFATGLALLAFFIFHESRAAQPILPLRLFASRERSGAYAARMLFLGGMVGFWFFATQYLQGVLGYRPLQAGLAFLPTTIPNFIAAMLVPRLTRQFGNARLLAVGLAIAIVGMAWLAQVTAYSPYLTSVALPMVLIGMGQGAVLGPLTVAAVAGVAKEDTGAASGLVNVAHQLGGSLGLSVLVVVSAFTTSTTSDATALLAHRIANTFTASAAMLAVSLLLVLVFIPRKPAQ
- the ydeP gene encoding protein YdeP; amino-acid sequence: MPSPKTPFSPYLPQKAPMRKRPEGIRNYDAPAGGWGATKALAQTLKRQQIVVQGVRTLLKANQPGGFDCPGCAWPDPKHTSSFEFCENGAKAVTWESTAKRVGPDFFQAHSVAALWQQTDHWLESQGRITHPLRYNRATDHFEPVGWQEAFDGIAQGLNALHSPDAAEFYTSGRASNEAAFLYQLFARNFGTNNFPDCSNMCHEATSVGLPRSIGVGKATVTLEDYDHADLILSMGHNPGTNHPRMMATLRDAARRGATIIVFNPLRERALERFESPQAPVEMATLSSTQIATTYLQIRVGGDAAALKGIAKALVALDRAAQAASQAPVLDHAFIKGHTAGYAEFVADLDATAWEAIEGICGLSRAQLEDVARVYAAAKATICCYGMGITQHRSGTRNVQQIMNLLLLKGNIGRPGAGISPLRGHSNVQGDRTVGITERPKPALLDSLRDVFQFEPPRHDGHSVVEAIAAMRSGASKAIICLGGNLAVAASDPLACFAAFRQLDLAVHITTKLNRTQLLLAKTSYILPCLGRTELDMQASGKQSVTVEDSMSMVHASSGFLEPPSDQVRSEPAIVAGIAKATLGARSVADWDALVGDYALIRDKIEAVFPDFAGYNERIREPGGFQLPNTAQQRIWKTDSGKANFAVFPGLEEDLAHGGADVLTLTTLRSHDQYNTTIYGLDDRYRGVFGRRDVLFINQAELDRRGLQEGDVVDVATAMDHAHADRVVRGLMLVCYDLPDGCCASYYPETQPLIALEHVDPDSLTPSYKSVPVLLHRAGHSTLVGTEEIVVGREGVAGSST
- the pgrR_1 gene encoding HTH-type transcriptional regulator PgrR; this encodes MTRFDDLAAFAAVVRAGSFTRAAAQMGLSQSALSQTVRALETRLDLKLLNRTTRSVAPTEAGERLYQAVGPRFADIERELELLHEMRGKPAGTVRITATEHAVQSLLWPRLEPWLALYPDIQLEISSDNRFTDIVAERFDIGVRLGGDVAKDMIAVRIAPDMQTVVVGTPGYFSRHAPPRTPQDLGHHDCIGRRLPTHSGLMAWEFKKQGKSSSANVSGRLAFNTSELIVAAALAGHGLAWVPSDLVDAHLAAGRLVSVLDDWSATFPGYHLYYASRRSSPALALVVEALRYVPPPGQVAPS